The following are from one region of the Cloacibacterium normanense genome:
- a CDS encoding Sec-independent protein translocase subunit TatA/TatB — MELSFGEMLMIALVIVVLFGPNKIPEIARGLGQGVRKMKDAMEDVKSEIMKETDNPVSEIKREIEKVKKAAQEYDPTEKIKQELDLRKQIEGKSSDELIQESKEEINKLSDEYQGPVSR, encoded by the coding sequence ATGGAACTAAGTTTTGGAGAAATGCTGATGATTGCTTTGGTAATCGTCGTTTTATTTGGACCTAATAAAATCCCTGAAATTGCAAGAGGATTGGGACAAGGAGTGCGTAAAATGAAAGATGCGATGGAAGATGTAAAATCGGAAATCATGAAGGAAACAGATAATCCAGTCTCGGAAATAAAGCGTGAAATAGAAAAAGTAAAAAAAGCAGCTCAAGAATACGATCCTACCGAAAAAATAAAACAAGAATTAGATTTAAGAAAACAAATCGAAGGAAAATCTTCTGATGAATTGATTCAAGAATCTAAAGAAGAAATCAATAAATTAAGCGACGAATATCAAGGCCCCGTTTCAAGATAA
- the cdd gene encoding cytidine deaminase has product MEKELRIKFSQIERNELSDIEKTLHEAAINARKNAYAPYSHFNVGCAVLLENGEIVTGNNQENAAYPSGLCAERVTVFNIGANYPNVKIKKLYVIGGPSREETFTTATPPCGACRQSLLEYETKQNEPIEIYFSGIDGAVYKCDSIKDLLPFSFDASFL; this is encoded by the coding sequence ATGGAAAAAGAATTAAGAATTAAATTTTCTCAAATAGAAAGAAACGAACTTTCAGACATAGAGAAAACCCTTCATGAAGCAGCTATCAATGCTAGAAAAAACGCTTATGCTCCCTATTCTCATTTCAATGTAGGTTGCGCTGTTCTTCTGGAAAACGGAGAAATTGTTACCGGTAACAACCAAGAAAACGCAGCTTATCCTTCTGGTTTATGTGCAGAAAGAGTCACAGTTTTTAATATAGGTGCCAATTATCCGAACGTAAAAATTAAAAAATTATACGTTATTGGTGGACCATCTAGAGAAGAGACTTTTACTACTGCCACTCCACCTTGTGGTGCATGCAGACAGAGCTTACTAGAATATGAGACGAAGCAAAATGAGCCGATAGAAATTTATTTTTCTGGAATTGATGGAGCGGTTTATAAATGTGATTCGATTAAAGATTTACTTCCGTTCTCGTTTGATGCTTCTTTTTTATAA
- the namA gene encoding NADPH dehydrogenase NamA: MKLFTPIKFRNLEIKNRVVMAPMCMYSAENGVVNDFHLVHYATRAFGGVGLIIAEATGVVPEGRITDKCAGIWNDEQAEAWKKIVEFIHQNTETKIGIQLGHAGRKASTWNGKQTSLEENGWITVAPSEIPYLEGERTPHALSKSEISELVNAFKEAAVRSVKAGFDVIEIHAAHGYLISQFLSPLSNVRTDEYGGSLENRARILLEIVEAVNEVLNDNVPLFVRISATEYAENGWNVEDSVALSKILKEKGVDLIDVSSGGNISGAKINVFSGYQVPFSHQIKKEAEVKTGAVGLITNATQAEEILQKDEADVILLARELLRNPYFVAKSSWENNEVSFFPPQYERGKP; this comes from the coding sequence ATGAAACTTTTTACCCCAATTAAGTTTAGAAATTTAGAAATAAAAAACAGAGTAGTCATGGCGCCTATGTGTATGTATTCTGCAGAAAATGGCGTAGTGAATGATTTTCACTTGGTACATTATGCAACTCGCGCTTTTGGTGGAGTAGGATTAATCATTGCAGAAGCGACTGGTGTAGTTCCAGAAGGTAGAATTACGGATAAATGTGCCGGAATTTGGAATGATGAACAAGCTGAAGCATGGAAAAAAATCGTAGAATTCATCCATCAAAATACAGAAACCAAAATTGGGATTCAATTAGGTCATGCTGGTAGAAAAGCTTCTACTTGGAATGGCAAACAAACTTCTTTAGAAGAAAACGGTTGGATTACAGTTGCTCCTTCAGAAATTCCTTATCTAGAAGGTGAAAGAACACCTCATGCTTTGTCAAAATCTGAAATTTCAGAATTGGTAAACGCTTTTAAAGAAGCTGCAGTAAGAAGTGTGAAAGCAGGTTTTGATGTGATTGAAATTCATGCTGCACATGGTTATTTAATTTCTCAGTTTTTATCTCCTTTAAGTAATGTGAGAACTGACGAATACGGCGGAAGTTTAGAAAACCGAGCGAGAATTTTACTAGAAATTGTAGAGGCTGTGAATGAAGTTCTCAACGATAATGTTCCTTTGTTTGTAAGAATTTCTGCAACTGAATACGCTGAAAACGGTTGGAATGTAGAAGATTCCGTAGCGCTTTCTAAAATTTTGAAAGAAAAAGGTGTAGATTTAATTGATGTTTCTAGCGGTGGAAATATTTCTGGTGCTAAAATCAATGTTTTTTCTGGTTATCAAGTTCCTTTTTCTCATCAAATCAAGAAAGAAGCAGAAGTAAAAACTGGTGCAGTCGGCTTGATTACCAATGCAACTCAAGCCGAAGAAATTTTGCAAAAAGATGAAGCAGATGTAATTTTGTTAGCAAGAGAACTTCTGAGAAATCCATATTTTGTAGCAAAAAGTTCTTGGGAAAATAATGAAGTAAGTTTCTTCCCACCACAATACGAAAGAGGTAAGCCTTAG
- a CDS encoding YihY/virulence factor BrkB family protein, giving the protein MLGISLWEMFDIYVKGVFKNRLIAKASAISWSFFLSLFPFLLFLLSILPYLPHYDKLQFYIFEVLMHNVFPAHMHADVTNYITKSIVPNMKSISNFTIIFALIFATNGTFSLIDGFNDHTEEKRTDVYEYILSFFITIGFIAIIFLALFGVYYSEVVLKLFTPQYDISWFVDNLSKIIGFVSFPLFYFLLLALFYWVGTAKIARFRQALPGAFFTTIVFVITTYFFAVYVSKFARYNVLYGSIGSIILLMVWVNLNVILLLLGNELNIAIRKLRIEKILADEMKHEVEEYHQEIENLPEASSEHTIKLDSEKKS; this is encoded by the coding sequence ATGTTAGGCATTTCTCTTTGGGAAATGTTTGATATTTATGTAAAAGGAGTTTTTAAAAACCGATTGATTGCGAAAGCTTCTGCCATTTCGTGGAGTTTCTTTTTAAGTTTATTCCCGTTTTTATTGTTTTTGCTTTCCATTTTACCTTATTTACCGCATTATGACAAGCTTCAGTTTTATATTTTTGAAGTATTGATGCATAATGTATTTCCTGCGCACATGCATGCAGATGTTACGAATTACATTACCAAAAGTATCGTTCCGAATATGAAGAGCATCAGTAATTTCACGATTATTTTTGCTTTGATTTTTGCAACCAACGGAACTTTTTCTCTCATTGATGGATTTAATGACCACACCGAAGAAAAACGAACCGATGTTTATGAATATATTTTGTCTTTTTTCATCACGATTGGTTTTATTGCGATTATCTTTTTAGCGCTTTTCGGCGTGTATTATTCTGAGGTCGTCCTCAAACTTTTTACACCACAATATGATATTTCTTGGTTTGTAGATAATTTATCTAAAATCATTGGTTTTGTTTCCTTTCCATTGTTTTATTTCTTATTGTTGGCTTTGTTTTATTGGGTGGGAACAGCTAAGATTGCCAGATTTAGACAAGCGCTTCCTGGTGCATTTTTCACCACGATAGTATTTGTGATTACTACGTATTTCTTTGCGGTTTATGTAAGTAAATTTGCCAGATACAACGTTTTATATGGTTCTATTGGTTCGATTATTTTATTAATGGTTTGGGTGAATTTAAATGTGATTTTACTTCTTTTAGGAAATGAATTGAATATCGCCATCAGAAAACTCAGAATTGAGAAAATTTTGGCAGATGAAATGAAACATGAAGTAGAAGAATATCACCAAGAAATCGAAAATTTACCCGAAGCAAGTTCTGAACATACCATCAAATTAGATTCTGAGAAAAAATCATAA
- a CDS encoding TCR/Tet family MFS transporter: MKNSNKTAAIWFIFITLIIDITGWGIVIPVVPKLIEELINGDVSEASKYGGWLSFLYAFMQFLFAPVLGNLSDKYGRRPVILFSLLGFSINFFIQAWAPTIFWLFVGRIFSGITGASITTASAYIADISDDSNRSKNFGMIGAAFGLGFIIGPVIGGLLGQFGSRVPFYAAAVLCLVNFAYGYFILPESLGKEHRRPFEWKRANPVGSLLKVRTHPEILKLFVAWFLVYLASHAVQTNWAYFTMYKFAWDEKTVGISLGVMGAFTAFVQGFLIRKVHPKLGSERSILYGIMFYCTGMLLFAFAQKEWMMYAILAIYCLGGIAGPALQSVISSKVSPKEQGDLQGALTSVISITSIIGPLLMTQIFYFFTHPDAKIKLLTFELKPPFQFSGAPFFLGFVLMAVSAYFVYYVFHRKK, from the coding sequence ATGAAAAATTCGAATAAAACAGCTGCGATTTGGTTTATATTTATCACCTTAATCATTGATATTACAGGTTGGGGAATTGTAATTCCTGTTGTGCCTAAATTAATTGAAGAATTGATTAATGGAGACGTAAGCGAAGCTTCTAAATATGGAGGTTGGCTTAGTTTTTTATATGCTTTCATGCAATTTCTTTTTGCACCAGTTTTAGGTAATTTGAGTGACAAGTATGGAAGAAGACCGGTTATTTTATTTTCACTTTTAGGATTTTCTATTAATTTTTTCATTCAAGCTTGGGCGCCAACTATTTTTTGGCTGTTTGTAGGTCGTATTTTTTCTGGAATTACGGGAGCAAGTATCACTACCGCTTCTGCTTATATAGCAGATATTTCAGATGATAGCAATCGTTCTAAAAACTTTGGAATGATAGGTGCGGCTTTTGGTTTAGGATTTATCATTGGACCTGTAATTGGCGGATTATTAGGACAATTCGGTTCTAGAGTGCCATTTTATGCAGCCGCTGTTTTATGTTTGGTGAATTTCGCTTACGGATATTTTATATTGCCAGAAAGTTTAGGAAAAGAGCATAGAAGACCTTTTGAATGGAAAAGAGCCAATCCAGTGGGTTCATTATTAAAAGTAAGAACACATCCTGAAATTTTAAAACTTTTTGTTGCTTGGTTTTTGGTGTATTTGGCGAGTCATGCGGTACAAACCAATTGGGCGTATTTTACGATGTACAAATTTGCTTGGGACGAAAAAACAGTAGGAATTTCTCTTGGAGTGATGGGGGCTTTTACCGCTTTTGTTCAAGGTTTTTTAATTAGAAAAGTTCATCCTAAATTGGGGAGTGAAAGAAGTATTTTATACGGAATTATGTTTTACTGTACCGGAATGTTGCTTTTTGCATTCGCTCAAAAAGAATGGATGATGTACGCTATTCTAGCCATTTATTGTTTAGGAGGAATTGCTGGGCCAGCTTTACAGTCGGTTATTTCATCTAAAGTTTCACCTAAGGAACAAGGTGATTTGCAAGGTGCTTTAACAAGTGTCATCAGCATTACGTCAATTATTGGACCGCTTCTGATGACTCAGATTTTCTATTTTTTCACTCATCCAGATGCTAAAATTAAACTTTTAACCTTTGAATTAAAGCCTCCATTTCAGTTTTCTGGAGCGCCATTTTTCCTAGGATTTGTGTTAATGGCAGTGAGTGCTTATTTTGTTTATTACGTTTTTCACAGAAAAAAGTAA
- the secD gene encoding protein translocase subunit SecD translates to MQGKGLITIVAIVLGLICINELLPTWYASKIENEAKAIAGEDEAKYNKEIARLSKDTIHLGFTQLNYPEAKQKEMKLGLDLKGGINVLLEINQRDLVNDLTNYSTNPIVIEALDRTDQVQKQSTKPYIEDFFTQFDLVNQEKKAGLKLASPEVFGTQKLSGQIKFNTTDDQVKSIIRSKIDASVGTAFEVIRTRIDKMGAVQPNVQRVPGTGRIAVEMPGIKDKDKVKKMLSTSAKLQFWEVQQINEVAPYLETLSKIVPAKADSLGVAKNTNLINMLQLNTLRQAGVGNIKLSDTSAMNKILNSEIAIKLRPANLKFTKFMWAYKPDAADPDNLVLYAIRGNINQKAPVDGAVETARINYDNLGRIVVDMQMDTEGTRDWKTLTEKNVGKPVAVTLDNIVYTAPNVNEPIPSGRSQISGSFTQEEAKDLTDVLSAGKLPASAKVVQADVVGPSLGQESISAGLWSFFIAFLIIVVYIIFYYGGAGVYAIIAMIFNLFYLFGIMDSINATLTLPGIAGIVLTMAIAVDTNVIIYERTKEELFAGKSIKQAYTDGFKHALSAIIDGHLTSLLTALVLFIFGTGPIKGFAVTTGIGLIMTFFTSVLLSRVMIFHRLNKGKGLSVWTPITKNWFRNVWIDFIGKRKYAYIVSAILTVASLFSIFNYGFKTGVDFKGGRSYVVRFDKDVEATKAHESLAKLFVLNGESQAVDVKTFGNANQLKITTDYKIDDESIEADQDIEKKLYEGLKPFLSPNTTFADFKDAHGAELGIVSSSKVGPTVADDIKTGGTYAVLASLLGIFIYILFRFNKWQFSLGAVAALAHDAIIILGVFSFFKNIMPFNMEINQDFIAAILTVLGYSINDTVIVFDRIREYLKEKKSLTLAGLFDDSISSTLGRTFNTSFTVLLVIMAIFFFGGDNLKGFMFALFLGIFFGTYSSVFIASALAYDFLKTGKEEAPHERTTTEK, encoded by the coding sequence ATGCAAGGAAAAGGACTTATTACGATTGTAGCGATTGTTCTTGGGCTTATTTGTATCAACGAGTTGTTGCCAACTTGGTATGCAAGTAAAATAGAAAACGAAGCCAAAGCTATTGCTGGTGAAGACGAAGCAAAATATAATAAAGAAATTGCGCGTCTATCTAAAGATACCATCCATTTAGGATTCACTCAGCTGAACTATCCTGAAGCTAAGCAGAAAGAAATGAAGCTTGGTTTGGACTTAAAAGGTGGTATTAACGTTCTATTAGAAATTAACCAAAGAGATTTAGTAAATGATTTAACCAATTATTCTACTAATCCTATCGTTATAGAAGCGCTAGACAGAACAGATCAAGTTCAGAAACAGTCTACAAAACCTTATATTGAAGATTTTTTCACTCAGTTTGACTTAGTTAATCAAGAGAAAAAAGCTGGTCTTAAATTGGCTAGCCCAGAAGTTTTTGGAACTCAAAAATTAAGTGGTCAAATTAAATTCAATACTACAGATGATCAAGTAAAATCTATTATTAGAAGTAAAATTGATGCTTCTGTAGGAACTGCATTTGAAGTAATTAGAACCAGAATTGATAAAATGGGAGCGGTACAACCAAACGTACAACGTGTTCCTGGTACTGGTAGAATTGCGGTAGAAATGCCAGGTATTAAAGATAAAGACAAAGTGAAAAAAATGCTTTCTACTTCTGCTAAATTGCAGTTCTGGGAAGTACAACAAATCAACGAAGTTGCTCCTTATTTAGAAACTCTATCTAAAATTGTTCCAGCAAAAGCAGATTCTCTTGGTGTTGCTAAAAACACTAATTTAATCAACATGCTTCAGTTGAATACATTGAGACAAGCAGGTGTAGGTAACATCAAGCTTTCTGATACTTCAGCAATGAACAAAATTCTGAATAGCGAAATTGCAATAAAACTGAGACCAGCAAATCTTAAATTTACTAAATTCATGTGGGCTTATAAACCAGATGCTGCTGATCCAGATAATTTAGTACTTTATGCTATCAGAGGTAATATCAATCAAAAAGCTCCAGTAGATGGTGCGGTAGAAACGGCTAGAATTAACTATGATAATCTTGGTAGAATTGTAGTAGACATGCAAATGGATACTGAAGGCACTAGAGACTGGAAAACACTTACTGAGAAAAACGTAGGAAAACCAGTTGCAGTAACTTTAGATAACATTGTTTACACTGCTCCAAATGTAAATGAGCCAATTCCTTCTGGTAGATCTCAGATTTCTGGAAGTTTTACTCAAGAAGAAGCTAAAGACCTTACAGACGTATTAAGCGCAGGTAAATTGCCAGCTTCTGCTAAAGTTGTTCAGGCTGATGTAGTAGGACCTTCTCTTGGTCAAGAATCTATTTCTGCAGGACTTTGGTCTTTCTTTATTGCATTCCTAATTATTGTAGTATATATTATTTTCTACTATGGTGGTGCTGGTGTTTATGCGATTATAGCAATGATATTTAACCTATTCTACCTTTTCGGAATTATGGATTCTATCAATGCTACACTTACTCTTCCTGGTATTGCTGGTATTGTATTAACCATGGCAATTGCGGTAGACACAAACGTAATCATCTATGAAAGAACGAAAGAAGAATTATTTGCAGGTAAATCTATTAAACAAGCATATACAGACGGTTTCAAACATGCACTTTCTGCAATTATAGATGGTCACCTTACTTCATTGCTAACAGCATTAGTATTATTTATCTTCGGAACAGGACCTATTAAAGGTTTTGCGGTAACTACAGGTATTGGTCTTATCATGACTTTCTTTACTTCTGTATTGTTATCTAGAGTGATGATTTTCCATAGATTAAATAAAGGAAAAGGACTTTCTGTTTGGACTCCAATTACTAAAAACTGGTTCAGAAATGTATGGATTGATTTCATTGGTAAAAGAAAATATGCTTACATTGTTTCTGCAATCCTTACTGTTGCGAGTTTATTCTCCATTTTTAACTACGGTTTCAAAACTGGGGTAGATTTCAAAGGAGGTAGAAGTTATGTAGTAAGATTTGATAAAGATGTTGAAGCTACTAAAGCTCACGAATCTCTTGCTAAATTATTCGTTTTAAATGGTGAATCTCAAGCAGTAGATGTTAAAACTTTTGGTAATGCAAACCAATTAAAAATTACAACTGACTATAAAATTGATGATGAATCCATAGAAGCAGACCAAGATATCGAGAAAAAACTATATGAAGGTCTAAAACCTTTCTTATCTCCAAATACTACATTTGCAGATTTCAAAGATGCTCATGGTGCAGAATTAGGAATTGTTTCTTCTTCAAAAGTAGGACCTACAGTAGCAGATGATATTAAAACTGGTGGTACTTATGCTGTATTAGCTTCTTTATTAGGAATTTTCATTTATATCTTATTCAGATTTAACAAATGGCAGTTCTCTTTAGGTGCGGTAGCAGCATTAGCTCACGATGCCATTATCATTCTTGGGGTATTCTCATTCTTTAAAAATATCATGCCTTTCAACATGGAGATTAACCAAGACTTTATCGCTGCGATTCTTACAGTACTCGGTTACTCGATAAATGATACCGTAATTGTATTCGACAGAATTAGAGAATATTTGAAAGAGAAAAAATCTCTTACTTTAGCGGGATTGTTTGATGACTCTATTTCTAGTACATTAGGTAGAACTTTCAATACCTCATTTACTGTTTTACTAGTAATTATGGCTATATTCTTCTTCGGAGGAGATAATTTAAAAGGATTTATGTTCGCATTATTCTTAGGTATTTTCTTCGGAACTTATTCATCTGTATTCATTGCATCTGCACTTGCATACGATTTCCTAAAAACAGGAAAAGAAGAAGCTCCACACGAAAGAACAACCACAGAAAAATAA
- a CDS encoding phosphatase PAP2 family protein has product MEEIILEDKQAMIFLNNLGSSTFDPFWILVSEKWFWIPLYVIFLYFLYKNFNKKSLFYILLFVALGITASDQVANIFKFGFERLRPCHDPSLEGLLREVKCGGKFGFYSAHSSNSFFVATYLTILLGKKIKQLSYFLFVWAAIVAYSRVYLGMHFPGDIIIGAMMGILLALFFGTLAKKVIRKSEVSTHNS; this is encoded by the coding sequence ATGGAAGAAATTATTTTAGAAGACAAACAAGCCATGATTTTCCTAAACAATTTAGGAAGTTCTACTTTTGATCCGTTCTGGATTTTGGTTTCAGAAAAATGGTTCTGGATTCCGCTTTATGTTATTTTTTTATATTTTCTGTATAAAAATTTCAATAAAAAATCTCTGTTCTACATATTGCTTTTTGTAGCATTAGGAATTACAGCTTCTGACCAAGTCGCCAATATTTTTAAATTTGGTTTTGAGCGATTAAGACCTTGTCATGATCCATCATTAGAAGGTTTATTGAGAGAAGTAAAATGCGGTGGTAAGTTCGGGTTTTATTCTGCGCACTCATCTAATTCTTTTTTTGTAGCGACTTATCTTACCATACTTTTAGGCAAAAAAATAAAGCAATTGTCTTACTTTCTATTTGTTTGGGCAGCAATCGTTGCCTATAGTAGAGTATATCTCGGAATGCATTTTCCTGGAGATATTATCATAGGCGCAATGATGGGAATTCTTCTGGCTTTATTCTTTGGAACTTTAGCAAAAAAAGTCATCAGAAAATCAGAAGTTAGTACTCATAACTCATAA
- a CDS encoding TonB-dependent receptor: MKKNLIFAGILFVTGISQLSAQEKEEKLIPEVTIATKAKQQLHKTGKNVQLLTSKDLEKFKGQNAAEILNQVSGYQITGNFNNGPEPKSLKIRGGKLANVLILVDGIPLKDVTGNDYTATDLRLFASENIESIEILNGASSVLYGSNATVSVINIKTKKSSQQALEGRIGARIGSFGTFGQNISAQGKINHWNYQFSGSNEKSDGISAALGENFDKDGFEKQNANATVGYSTQNFNVTVNAGYQHHYYDFDNGAFEDGKYKGNDTQKFSGLNAQYSYDKGNITFNSRISANERIVRNLNNNTYQDQYSYQGQNIFAELYNQTQFSEHINLVAGIQYETQNLGSKSLPWGGTSMQNVLTLGETEISNFDVFANANLAYQIFHLDLGARLNNHSKYDNHFVYSVNPFILTDLDDNFLKIGYSYATAFIAPTLYQSYGSLPYVLPNFDLKPETNASHELDFSFGKKDRTFVLNASVFSRKEKDVFVYNIVDFNTYAGKFLNVDSNKVKGVELGVQYHFNEKVNVGGNFSFAEKDNPATRLRSPKQRANAFLEILPIKNNRINISYQFTSKRNDAYYDSSNFSTKNVELEAFHLFNLNINQKITKSLDTYLNVGNVLNTSYTDVIGFTTKPRNITLGVEYKF, encoded by the coding sequence ATGAAGAAAAACTTAATCTTCGCAGGAATTCTCTTTGTGACGGGAATTTCACAATTGTCAGCTCAAGAAAAAGAAGAAAAACTAATTCCAGAAGTTACCATTGCAACAAAAGCTAAGCAGCAGCTTCACAAAACAGGTAAAAATGTTCAACTCCTTACTTCTAAAGATTTAGAAAAATTCAAAGGACAAAACGCAGCAGAAATCCTTAACCAAGTCTCTGGTTATCAAATCACTGGAAACTTCAACAATGGTCCAGAACCGAAATCTCTAAAAATTAGAGGTGGAAAACTAGCCAACGTTTTGATTTTAGTAGATGGAATTCCGTTAAAAGACGTTACCGGAAATGATTATACCGCTACAGACCTTAGACTTTTTGCATCAGAAAATATAGAATCTATAGAAATTCTGAATGGAGCATCTTCGGTTTTATATGGTTCTAATGCTACTGTTTCTGTGATTAACATTAAAACTAAAAAATCTTCTCAACAAGCTTTAGAAGGAAGAATTGGAGCAAGAATTGGCAGTTTCGGAACTTTTGGGCAAAATATCAGCGCTCAAGGAAAAATCAATCATTGGAATTATCAATTCTCTGGTTCTAATGAAAAATCAGACGGAATTTCGGCAGCTCTTGGAGAAAATTTCGATAAAGATGGTTTTGAAAAGCAAAATGCAAATGCTACTGTAGGTTACAGCACTCAAAATTTCAATGTAACTGTAAACGCTGGTTATCAACATCATTATTATGATTTTGACAATGGTGCTTTTGAAGATGGAAAATACAAAGGCAATGACACGCAAAAATTCAGCGGACTCAATGCTCAATATTCATACGACAAAGGAAACATCACTTTTAATTCTAGAATTTCTGCGAATGAAAGAATCGTGAGAAATCTCAACAATAATACCTATCAAGACCAATACAGCTATCAAGGTCAAAATATTTTTGCAGAATTGTACAATCAGACTCAATTTTCAGAGCATATCAATTTAGTAGCGGGAATTCAGTATGAAACTCAGAATTTAGGTTCTAAATCTTTACCTTGGGGCGGAACTTCCATGCAAAATGTATTGACTCTAGGCGAAACCGAAATCAGTAATTTTGATGTTTTTGCCAATGCAAATTTAGCTTATCAAATTTTTCATTTGGATTTAGGTGCACGATTGAACAATCATTCTAAGTACGACAATCACTTTGTTTACAGCGTAAATCCATTTATTTTAACAGATTTAGACGATAATTTCCTAAAAATAGGCTATTCTTATGCTACTGCATTTATAGCACCTACTCTTTATCAATCTTACGGTTCATTGCCTTATGTTTTGCCAAATTTTGATTTAAAACCAGAAACCAATGCTTCGCATGAATTGGATTTCAGTTTTGGAAAGAAAGACAGAACTTTTGTGTTGAATGCAAGTGTTTTCAGCAGAAAAGAAAAAGATGTTTTCGTGTATAATATTGTAGATTTCAACACTTATGCTGGGAAATTTTTAAACGTAGACAGCAATAAAGTAAAAGGTGTAGAATTAGGAGTTCAATATCATTTCAATGAAAAAGTAAATGTAGGTGGTAATTTCTCTTTCGCTGAAAAAGACAATCCTGCAACAAGATTGCGTTCGCCAAAACAAAGAGCAAATGCTTTTTTAGAAATTTTACCGATTAAAAATAACAGAATCAATATTTCTTATCAATTTACCTCAAAAAGAAATGATGCGTACTATGATAGCAGTAATTTTAGCACAAAAAACGTAGAATTAGAAGCGTTTCATTTGTTTAACCTGAATATCAATCAGAAAATCACCAAATCTCTAGATACTTACTTAAACGTAGGAAACGTATTGAATACCAGTTATACAGATGTCATCGGTTTTACCACAAAACCTAGAAATATAACTTTAGGAGTAGAATATAAATTTTAA